In Carya illinoinensis cultivar Pawnee chromosome 6, C.illinoinensisPawnee_v1, whole genome shotgun sequence, a single genomic region encodes these proteins:
- the LOC122314304 gene encoding protein CDI-like, producing MSLRNGNVHSVTCNGGDVNKPFKIFVGYDPREDLAYEVCRRSILKRSSIPVEIIPIIQSDLRKSGLYWRERGKFESTEFSFSRFLTPYLANYEGWAMFVDCDFLYLTDIKQLRDLIDEKYAIMCVQHDYAPKESTKMDGAVQTVYPRKNWSSMVLYNCGHPKNQVLTPEVVNTQTGAFLHRFQWLEDDEIGSIPFVWNFLEGHNKVVENDSTTFPKAIHYTRGGPWFEAWKNCEFADLWLNEMEEYMKEAKKKIEE from the coding sequence ATGAGTTTGAGAAACGGGAACGTTCACTCCGTGACTTGTAATGGAGGAGATGTGAACAAGCCCTTCAAGATCTTCGTGGGTTATGATCCACGCGAGGATCTTGCCTATGAGGTGTGTCGGCGTTCGATCTTGAAGCGGTCCTCAATCCCCGTTGAGATTATACCAATAATACAGTCGGATCTAAGAAAGAGCGGTTTATATTGGCGAGAACGAGGCAAGTTTGAGAGCACTGAGTTCTCATTTTCTCGATTCTTGACTCCATACTTGGCCAATTATGAGGGTTGGGCAATGTTTGTGGACTGTGATTTTCTGTACTTGACAGACATTAAGCAATTGAGGGATTTGATCGATGAAAAATATGCTATTATGTGTGTTCAGCATGACTATGCCCCAAAAGAGTCGACCAAAATGGATGGGGCAGTTCAAACAGTGTATCCAAGGAAGAATTGGTCTTCTATGGTGCTTTACAATTGCGGACATCCCAAGAACCAGGTTTTGACTCCGGAGGTAGTGAATACACAAACAGGTGCTTTTCTTCATAGGTTTCAGTGGCTTGAGGATGACGAAATTGGATCGATACCATTTGTTTGGAATTTTCTTGAGGGCCATAACAAGGTTGTTGAGAATGATTCCACCACTTTCCCCAAGGCAATACACTATACTCGTGGAGGACCATGGTTTGAGGCTTGGAAGAATTGTGAGTTTGCAGACCTGTGGTTGAATGAAATGGAGGAGTATATGAAGGAAGCCAAGAAGAAAATTGAAGAGTAG
- the LOC122313053 gene encoding uncharacterized protein LOC122313053: MKPKPDGVSRAQSRNFQGERPNWILIAAGALLSTLSIRLGYRLKQALNTKQQENARISSKENGKPSNRRKPSSRLHSNVYSFTREDDDCFNCILGTEGMMKIKCPPNGQMLSESDGALPLITLPTPEFNKDNGVIWSSSPDRLEMPPKPFHHSNCSDSPSVSESGSDIFSKREVIHKLRQQLKRRDDMILEMQDQIMELQNSLNAQLAHSTHLQSQLDATNGDLFDSEREIQRLRKAIADHCVAHVGPNDKPSTVTAWPSETINGHANGYIDRKSNFDKPEKGRGGGERIEMLKREVGELKEVIEGKEYLLQSYKEQKAELSMKMKELQQRLDSQVPNIL; the protein is encoded by the exons ATGAAACCAAAGCCAGATGGGGTATCCAGAGCTCAGTCAAGAAATTTTCAGGGTGAAAGGCCAAATTGGATTCTCATTGCTGCTGGTGCCTTGTTAAGTACATTGTCAATTCGCCTTGGTTACAGGCTGAAGCAGGCACTCAACACAAAGCAGCAAGAAAATGCTAGAATTAGTTCAAAAG AAAATGGGAAACCCTCCAATCGAAGGAAGCCTAGTTCCCGTCTGCACTCGAATGTGTATTCCTTTACACGAGAAGATGATGACTGCTTCAATTGCATTTTAG GAACTGAAGGCATGATGAAGATAAAGTGCCCGCCCAATGGTCAGATGCTGAGTGAATCTGATGGAGCTCTTCCTTTGATCACACTTCCTACTCCCGAATTTAACAAGGATAATGGTGTTATTTGGTCATCTTCTCCTGATCGTCTTGAAATGCCTCCAAAGCCTTTCCACCATTCAAACTGCTCAGACTCTCCAAGTGTCTCGGAATCTGGCTCTGATATCTTCAGCAAGCGGGAAGTAATACATAAATTGAGACAGCAGTTGAAGAGAAGAGATGATATGATACTGGAGATGCAGGACCAGATTATGGAGTTGCAGAATTCACTGAATGCTCAGCTAGCACATTCTACACATTTGCAGTCACAGCTTGATGCCACAAACGGAGACTTGTTTGATTCTGAGAGAGAAATCCAGAGGCTGAGGAAGGCAATTGCAGATCATTGTGTGGCACATGTGGGCCCCAATGACAAGCCCTCCACAGTAACAGCTTGGCCATCTGAGACAATAAATGGCCATGCAAATGGGTATATTGATAGGAAGAGCAATTTTGACAAGCCAGAAAAAGGAAGAGGAGGTGGGGAGAGGATTGAGATGCTCAAGAGGGAAGTGGGAGAGTTGAAGGAAGTGATTGAAGGAAAGGAATATTTGCTTCAGAGCTACAAGGAGCAGAAGGCCGAGCTTTCCATGAAGATGAAGGAGTTGCAGCAGAGATTGGATTCTCAGGTTCCCAATATTTTGTAG